The following proteins are co-located in the Streptomyces sp. NBC_00435 genome:
- a CDS encoding AlkA N-terminal domain-containing protein: MYTDTERCVRAVQSKDARFDGWFFTAVRTTGIYCRPSCPAVPPKVENMTFLPSAAACQQSGYRACKRCRPDTSPGSPEWNARADAVARAMRLIQDGVVDREGVPGLATRLGYSARQVERQLNAELGAGPLALARAQRAQTARLLIETSELPMGDIAFAAGFSSIRTFNDTVREVFALAPSDLRTRAGKGPLRARSEGEAAGARVPGTISLRLPFRAPLNPDNLFGHLAATAVPGVEEWRAGAYRRTLRLPYGTGVVALTPRPDHIACRLALTDLRDLTIAISRCRRLLDLDADPEAVDEQLRADPLLAPLVDKAPGRRVPRTVDAEEFAVRAVLGQQVSTAAARTHAARLVRAHGEPVADPDPEGGLTHLFPSSQALAGLDPESLALPRSRRTTLTTLVSALADGSLPLAADSDWESARARLGAVPGFGPWTTEIIAMRALGDPDAFLPADLGIRRAAKGLGLPSTPAALTARAARWRPWRAYAVQYLWATEDHAINVLPA, translated from the coding sequence ATGTACACCGACACGGAGCGCTGCGTGCGGGCCGTCCAGTCCAAGGACGCCCGCTTCGACGGATGGTTCTTCACCGCCGTCAGGACCACCGGGATCTACTGCCGGCCCAGCTGCCCCGCCGTGCCGCCCAAGGTCGAGAACATGACCTTCCTGCCCAGCGCCGCCGCCTGCCAGCAGAGCGGGTACCGGGCCTGCAAGAGGTGCCGCCCCGACACCTCCCCCGGCTCCCCCGAGTGGAACGCCCGCGCCGACGCCGTCGCCCGCGCCATGCGCCTCATCCAGGACGGCGTCGTCGACCGGGAGGGCGTTCCGGGGCTGGCCACCCGGCTCGGCTACTCCGCCCGCCAGGTCGAGCGCCAGCTGAACGCCGAGCTCGGTGCCGGGCCGCTCGCCCTCGCCCGGGCCCAGCGCGCGCAGACGGCCCGGCTGCTGATCGAGACCTCGGAGCTCCCGATGGGCGACATCGCCTTCGCCGCCGGGTTCTCCTCCATCCGGACCTTCAACGACACCGTCCGCGAGGTCTTCGCCCTGGCCCCGAGCGACCTGCGCACCAGGGCCGGGAAGGGGCCGCTGCGGGCTCGGAGCGAGGGGGAGGCGGCCGGGGCCCGGGTGCCCGGCACCATCAGCCTGCGGCTCCCCTTCCGTGCCCCGCTCAACCCCGACAACCTCTTCGGCCACCTCGCCGCGACGGCCGTCCCCGGGGTCGAGGAGTGGCGGGCGGGCGCCTACCGCCGTACGCTCCGGCTCCCGTACGGCACCGGGGTCGTCGCGCTCACCCCGCGGCCGGACCACATCGCCTGCCGGCTCGCCCTCACCGATCTGCGCGACCTCACCATCGCCATCAGCCGCTGCCGGCGGCTGCTGGACCTCGACGCCGACCCCGAGGCCGTCGACGAGCAGCTGCGCGCCGACCCGCTGCTGGCCCCGCTCGTGGACAAGGCCCCCGGGCGCCGGGTGCCGCGGACCGTCGACGCCGAGGAGTTCGCCGTACGGGCGGTCCTCGGGCAGCAGGTGTCCACGGCCGCGGCCCGTACGCACGCGGCCAGGCTGGTGCGCGCCCACGGCGAGCCGGTGGCCGATCCCGACCCCGAGGGCGGGCTGACGCACCTGTTCCCGTCCTCCCAGGCCCTGGCCGGGCTGGATCCCGAGTCATTGGCCCTGCCGCGCAGCCGGCGCACCACCCTGACCACGCTCGTCTCGGCGCTCGCCGACGGTTCGCTGCCGCTCGCCGCGGACAGCGACTGGGAGTCGGCGCGGGCGCGGCTGGGCGCCGTGCCCGGGTTCGGGCCGTGGACCACCGAGATCATCGCGATGCGGGCCCTGGGCGACCCGGACGCCTTCCTCCCCGCCGACCTGGGGATCCGGCGGGCCGCGAAGGGGCTCGGGCTGCCGTCCACGCCCGCCGCGCTGACGGCCCGCGCGGCGCGCTGGCGGCCCTGGCGCGCGTACGCCGTGCAGTACCTGTGGGCCACCGAGGACCACGCGATCAACGTTCTGCCCGCCTGA
- the pssA gene encoding CDP-diacylglycerol--serine O-phosphatidyltransferase, whose translation MPEASEEESAEDDMPLSLRLSIADTLTLGNATCGFMAVYFTTTGILIPHLTGSGESGMARSSAATAVILMLLAAVFDLFDGIVARKLRSSPMGAELDNLSDLISFGLAPAYFVLVYGMVADDAVQKMSALAAIVVLLAVVLRLARFSCVAMKDGMFQGMPSPFGALTVVSIVLLELPFIPTLLAIVGVAWLMVSRVEYPKPRGVLAVAMLSWIVAAMGLLAAWAFDAPGGGLLLQTGCALQIALAATIPLFATTRRANTFRHNRREARATQAP comes from the coding sequence GTGCCCGAGGCCTCCGAGGAGGAGTCCGCCGAGGACGACATGCCGCTGTCACTGCGGCTGTCGATAGCGGACACCCTCACCCTCGGCAACGCGACGTGCGGATTCATGGCGGTGTACTTCACCACCACCGGGATCCTCATCCCGCACCTGACCGGCAGCGGCGAGTCGGGCATGGCCCGCAGCAGCGCCGCGACGGCCGTGATACTGATGCTGCTCGCCGCGGTCTTCGACCTCTTCGACGGCATCGTGGCCCGCAAGCTGCGCAGCTCGCCGATGGGCGCGGAGCTGGACAACCTGTCGGACCTGATCAGCTTCGGGCTGGCGCCGGCGTACTTCGTCCTCGTCTACGGCATGGTCGCCGACGACGCGGTGCAGAAGATGTCGGCGCTGGCGGCGATCGTGGTGCTGCTGGCCGTGGTGCTGCGCCTCGCGAGATTCAGCTGCGTGGCGATGAAGGACGGCATGTTCCAGGGCATGCCGAGCCCCTTCGGCGCGCTGACGGTCGTCTCGATCGTCCTGCTGGAGCTGCCGTTCATCCCGACGCTGCTGGCGATCGTCGGGGTGGCCTGGCTGATGGTGAGCCGGGTCGAGTACCCCAAGCCGCGGGGTGTCCTCGCGGTGGCGATGCTGAGCTGGATCGTCGCGGCGATGGGCCTGCTGGCCGCGTGGGCGTTCGACGCGCCGGGCGGTGGGCTGCTGCTCCAGACGGGCTGCGCGCTGCAGATCGCTCTGGCGGCGACCATTCCGCTGTTCGCGACGACCCGTCGGGCGAACACGTTCCGCCACAACCGCCGCGAGGCGCGGGCCACACAGGCTCCGTAA
- a CDS encoding phosphatidylserine decarboxylase, with protein MPHSQTSAPRVGLLGGRLARGASPWLLPTVATAALSLTRARKSGRWAAVAVPTTALAAGMLWFFRDPEREITQGRVISPADGVVQSIMPWKDGRTRVAIFMSPLNVHVNRAPLAGTVTSVEHVPGGFVPAFNKESENNERVVWHFDTELGDIEMVQIAGAVARRIVPYLPAGTKVEQGERIGLIRFGSRVDIYLPEGVEVAVEVGQATTAGVTRIDRD; from the coding sequence ATGCCCCACAGCCAAACCTCTGCACCTCGCGTCGGCCTCCTCGGTGGACGCCTCGCGCGCGGAGCATCGCCGTGGCTTCTGCCGACCGTCGCCACCGCCGCTCTCAGCCTCACCCGGGCCCGGAAGTCCGGACGCTGGGCGGCAGTGGCCGTGCCCACCACCGCGCTCGCGGCGGGCATGCTGTGGTTCTTCCGCGACCCCGAGCGTGAGATCACGCAGGGCCGGGTCATCTCCCCCGCCGACGGTGTGGTGCAGAGCATCATGCCGTGGAAGGACGGACGGACCCGGGTCGCGATCTTCATGAGCCCGCTGAACGTCCACGTCAACCGCGCGCCCCTCGCGGGCACGGTGACGTCCGTGGAGCACGTCCCCGGTGGATTCGTTCCGGCGTTCAACAAGGAGAGCGAGAACAACGAGCGCGTTGTCTGGCACTTCGACACCGAGCTCGGCGACATCGAGATGGTGCAGATCGCCGGCGCCGTCGCCCGCCGGATCGTCCCGTACCTGCCGGCCGGCACCAAGGTGGAGCAGGGCGAACGCATCGGTCTGATCCGCTTCGGCTCCCGCGTCGACATCTACCTCCCCGAGGGTGTCGAGGTCGCGGTCGAGGTCGGACAGGCCACCACCGCGGGGGTGACCCGAATTGACCGTGACTGA
- a CDS encoding acyl-CoA dehydrogenase family protein, which produces MSRLAQTAGLTDDQRDILKTVREFVDKEIIPVATELEHRDEYPQAIVDGLKELGLFGLMIPEEYGGLGESLLTYALCVEEIARGWMSVSGIINTHFIVAYMLKQHGTQEQREYFLPRMALGEVRGAFSMSEPGLGSDVSAITSKAVKDGDEYVLNGQKMWLTNGGTSTLVAVLVRSDEGHPEGTAPHKSMTTFLVEKEAGFGEVRPGLTIPGKIDKMGYKGVDTTELIMDGLRIPANRVLGGETGRGFYQMMDGVEVGRVNVAARGCGVAQRAFELGVSYAQQRHTFGKAIAEHQAIQFKLAEMATKVEAAHAMMVNAARKKDSGERNDLEAGMAKYLASEYCKEVVEDAFRIHGGYGFSKEYEIERLYREAPMLLIGEGTAEIQKMIIGRRLLEEYRLQG; this is translated from the coding sequence ATGAGCCGACTTGCCCAGACCGCCGGCCTGACGGACGACCAGAGGGACATCCTCAAGACCGTCCGGGAGTTCGTCGACAAGGAGATCATCCCGGTCGCGACCGAGCTGGAGCACCGCGACGAGTACCCGCAGGCGATCGTCGACGGTCTCAAGGAACTCGGCCTGTTCGGCCTGATGATCCCCGAGGAGTACGGCGGCCTGGGTGAGTCGCTGCTCACCTACGCGCTGTGCGTCGAGGAGATCGCGCGCGGCTGGATGTCCGTCTCGGGCATCATCAACACCCACTTCATCGTGGCGTACATGCTCAAGCAGCACGGCACGCAGGAGCAGAGGGAGTACTTCCTCCCGCGCATGGCGCTGGGCGAGGTCCGCGGCGCGTTCTCGATGTCCGAGCCGGGTCTCGGCTCCGACGTGTCGGCCATCACGTCCAAGGCGGTGAAGGACGGCGACGAGTACGTCCTGAACGGCCAGAAGATGTGGCTGACGAACGGCGGCACGTCCACCCTGGTGGCCGTTCTGGTGCGCAGTGACGAAGGACACCCGGAGGGCACCGCCCCCCACAAGTCGATGACGACCTTCCTGGTGGAGAAGGAGGCCGGCTTCGGCGAGGTCCGACCCGGCCTGACCATTCCCGGCAAGATCGACAAGATGGGCTACAAGGGGGTCGACACCACCGAGCTCATCATGGACGGACTGCGCATTCCGGCCAATCGGGTCCTGGGCGGCGAGACCGGCCGAGGGTTTTACCAAATGATGGACGGGGTCGAGGTCGGCCGCGTCAACGTGGCGGCCCGTGGCTGCGGCGTCGCACAGCGTGCATTCGAGCTGGGTGTCTCGTATGCCCAGCAACGTCACACTTTCGGCAAGGCCATCGCTGAGCACCAGGCGATCCAGTTCAAGCTGGCCGAGATGGCTACCAAGGTCGAAGCCGCCCATGCGATGATGGTGAATGCAGCACGCAAAAAGGACTCCGGGGAACGAAACGACCTTGAAGCAGGGATGGCGAAGTACCTCGCCTCCGAATACTGCAAGGAGGTGGTGGAGGACGCGTTCCGTATCCACGGTGGCTACGGCTTCTCCAAGGAGTACGAGATCGAGCGTCTCTACCGGGAGGCGCCGATGCTGCTCATCGGTGAAGGTACCGCCGAGATCCAGAAAATGATCATCGGGCGACGCCTGCTCGAGGAGTACCGACTCCAGGGCTGA
- a CDS encoding MaoC family dehydratase encodes MQFGRTYEEFEIGAVYKHWPGKTVTEYDDHLFCLLTMNHHPLHMDSNYAENTTDFGRNVVVGNYIYSLLLGMSVPDVSGKAIANLEIESLRHVAPTFHGDTIYGETTVLDKTPSKSKNDRGIVYVETKGYKQDGTLVCVFRRKVMVPTETYIKERGGEQPGRPTLKEQGK; translated from the coding sequence ATGCAGTTCGGACGCACCTACGAAGAGTTCGAGATCGGCGCGGTCTACAAGCACTGGCCCGGGAAGACGGTCACCGAGTACGACGACCACCTCTTCTGTCTGCTGACCATGAACCACCACCCGCTCCACATGGACAGCAACTACGCGGAGAACACGACCGACTTCGGTAGGAACGTCGTCGTGGGCAACTACATCTACTCGCTGCTGCTGGGCATGTCCGTGCCGGACGTCTCCGGCAAGGCGATCGCCAACCTGGAGATCGAGTCGCTGCGGCACGTGGCGCCGACCTTCCACGGCGACACCATCTACGGCGAGACCACGGTCCTCGACAAGACCCCGTCGAAGTCGAAGAACGACCGCGGCATCGTCTACGTGGAGACCAAGGGCTACAAGCAGGACGGCACCCTCGTCTGCGTCTTCCGGCGCAAGGTGATGGTCCCGACCGAGACGTACATCAAGGAGCGCGGCGGCGAGCAGCCCGGCCGCCCCACGCTGAAGGAACAGGGGAAGTAG
- a CDS encoding HpcH/HpaI aldolase/citrate lyase family protein, with protein sequence MTTPSSPVNRLRPRRSCLAVPGSNPRFLEKAQGLPADQVFLDLEDACAPLAKEGARHTIVEALNQGDWTGKTRVVRVNDWTTHWTYRDVITVVEGAGQNLDCIMLPKVQDAQQVVALDLLLTQIEKTMGFEVGKIGIEAQIENAKGLVNVDEIAGASARLETIIFGPADFMASINMKSLVVGMQPPGYGADAYHYILMRILMAARMHDLQAIDGPFLQIKNVDGYREVAGRAAALGFDGKWVLHPGQVDAANEVFSPSQEDYDHAELILDAYDWCTSEAGGKKGSAMLGDEMIDEASRKMALVISGKGRAAGMQRTTKFEIPEA encoded by the coding sequence ATGACCACGCCCTCTTCCCCGGTCAACCGGCTGCGGCCGCGCCGCTCCTGCCTCGCGGTGCCGGGTTCCAACCCCCGGTTCCTGGAGAAGGCCCAGGGCCTGCCGGCCGACCAGGTCTTCCTCGACCTGGAGGACGCCTGCGCCCCGCTCGCCAAGGAGGGCGCCCGCCACACCATCGTGGAGGCGCTGAACCAGGGCGACTGGACCGGTAAGACCCGCGTGGTGCGCGTCAACGACTGGACCACGCACTGGACGTACCGCGACGTGATCACCGTCGTCGAGGGCGCCGGCCAGAACCTCGACTGCATCATGCTGCCGAAGGTCCAGGACGCCCAGCAGGTCGTGGCGCTCGACCTCCTCCTGACCCAGATCGAGAAGACCATGGGCTTCGAGGTCGGCAAGATCGGCATCGAGGCGCAGATCGAGAACGCCAAGGGCCTGGTCAACGTCGACGAGATCGCCGGCGCCTCGGCGCGACTGGAGACCATCATCTTCGGGCCGGCCGACTTCATGGCCTCGATCAACATGAAGTCCCTGGTCGTGGGCATGCAACCGCCCGGCTACGGCGCGGACGCCTACCACTACATCCTGATGCGGATCCTGATGGCGGCCCGCATGCACGACCTCCAGGCGATCGACGGCCCCTTCCTCCAGATCAAGAACGTCGACGGCTACCGCGAGGTCGCGGGCCGCGCGGCGGCACTGGGCTTCGACGGCAAGTGGGTGCTGCACCCCGGCCAGGTCGACGCGGCCAACGAGGTCTTCTCCCCCTCCCAGGAGGACTACGACCACGCCGAGCTGATCCTCGACGCGTACGACTGGTGCACCTCCGAGGCCGGCGGCAAGAAGGGCTCGGCGATGCTCGGCGACGAGATGATCGACGAGGCCAGCCGCAAGATGGCCCTGGTCATCTCGGGCAAGGGCCGCGCCGCGGGCATGCAGCGCACCACCAAGTTCGAAATCCCGGAGGCGTAG
- a CDS encoding protein meaA: protein MTERQKDRPWLMRTYAGHSTAEASNELYRRNLAKGQTGLSVAFDLPTQTGYDPDHILARGEVGRVGVPVSHLGDMRRLFQDIPLEQMNTSMTINATAMWLLALYQVAAEEQGADIAQLQGTTQNDIVKEYLSRGTHVFPPGPSLRLTTDMIAYTVNHIPKWNPINICSYHLQEAGATPVQEIAYAMSTAIAVLDSVRDSGQVPPERFGEVVARISFFVNAGVRFIEEMCKMRAFGRIWDQVTRERYGIENEKQRRFRYGVQVNSLGLTEAQPENNVQRIVLEMLAVTLSKDARARAVQLPAWNEALGLPRPWDQQWSLRIQQVLALESDLLEYEDIFAGSHVVEAKVDSLVAECLAEIDRIQEMGGAMAAVESGYLKGELVSSHAERRARIEAGEDKIVGVNCFQQTEENPLTADLDGAIMTVDPAVEALTVERIGRWRAERQESSDRQGGGDPFVFPTVMQALDRLKEAAAGDENLMEATLECARAGVTTGEWSNALREVFGEFRAPTGVSSAPVAVTAEEGTPMALVRAKVSRTADELGSGRLRLLVGKPGLDGHSNGAEQIAVRARDAGFEVVYQGIRLTPEEISSAALAEDVHCVGLSILSGSHSALVPDVLERLRAAGAGDIPVVLGGIIPNADAVALKAAGVAAVFTPKDFGITEIIGRIVDEIRKANKLNPIGDADEPSVSTDIVASTEVPA from the coding sequence ATGACAGAGCGCCAGAAGGACCGTCCGTGGCTCATGCGGACGTACGCCGGCCACTCCACGGCCGAGGCGTCCAACGAGCTGTACCGCCGCAACCTCGCCAAGGGCCAGACCGGCCTGTCGGTCGCGTTCGACCTGCCGACGCAGACCGGCTACGACCCCGACCACATCCTCGCCCGCGGCGAGGTGGGCCGGGTCGGGGTCCCGGTCTCCCACCTGGGCGACATGCGGCGGCTGTTCCAGGACATCCCCCTGGAGCAGATGAACACCTCGATGACGATCAACGCCACCGCCATGTGGCTGCTGGCGCTCTACCAGGTGGCCGCCGAGGAGCAGGGCGCGGACATCGCCCAGCTCCAGGGCACCACCCAGAACGACATCGTCAAGGAGTACCTCTCGCGCGGGACGCACGTCTTCCCGCCCGGACCCTCGCTCCGCCTGACGACGGACATGATCGCGTACACGGTCAACCACATCCCCAAGTGGAACCCGATCAACATCTGCAGCTACCACCTGCAGGAGGCCGGCGCCACGCCCGTGCAGGAGATCGCGTACGCGATGTCCACGGCCATCGCGGTCCTGGACTCCGTCCGCGACTCGGGCCAGGTCCCGCCCGAGCGGTTCGGCGAGGTCGTCGCCAGGATCTCCTTCTTCGTGAACGCGGGCGTCCGCTTCATCGAGGAGATGTGCAAGATGCGCGCCTTCGGCCGCATCTGGGACCAGGTGACCCGCGAGCGCTACGGCATCGAGAACGAGAAGCAGCGCCGCTTCCGGTACGGGGTCCAGGTCAACTCCCTGGGTCTGACCGAGGCGCAGCCGGAGAACAACGTCCAGCGCATCGTGCTGGAGATGCTCGCGGTCACCCTCTCCAAGGACGCCCGCGCCCGCGCCGTGCAGCTGCCGGCCTGGAACGAGGCACTGGGTCTGCCCCGGCCCTGGGACCAGCAGTGGTCGCTGCGCATCCAGCAGGTCCTCGCACTCGAGAGCGACCTGCTGGAGTACGAGGACATCTTCGCCGGCTCGCACGTCGTCGAGGCCAAGGTCGACTCCCTGGTGGCCGAGTGCCTGGCCGAGATCGACCGGATCCAGGAGATGGGCGGCGCGATGGCGGCCGTCGAGTCCGGGTACCTCAAGGGCGAGCTGGTCTCCTCGCACGCCGAGCGGCGGGCCCGGATCGAGGCCGGCGAGGACAAGATCGTCGGCGTCAACTGCTTCCAGCAGACGGAGGAGAACCCGCTCACCGCCGACCTGGACGGCGCCATCATGACGGTGGACCCGGCCGTCGAGGCGCTGACCGTGGAGCGGATCGGCCGCTGGCGCGCCGAGCGCCAGGAGTCCTCGGACCGGCAGGGCGGCGGCGATCCCTTCGTCTTCCCGACGGTCATGCAGGCCCTGGACCGGCTGAAGGAGGCCGCCGCCGGGGACGAGAACCTGATGGAGGCCACCCTGGAGTGCGCCCGCGCCGGCGTCACCACCGGTGAGTGGTCCAACGCCCTGCGCGAGGTGTTCGGCGAGTTCCGGGCTCCGACCGGGGTCTCCTCGGCCCCGGTGGCCGTGACCGCCGAGGAGGGGACCCCCATGGCCCTCGTCCGCGCGAAGGTCTCCCGTACCGCGGACGAACTGGGCTCCGGCCGGCTGCGCCTGCTGGTGGGCAAGCCCGGCCTGGACGGCCACTCCAACGGCGCCGAACAGATCGCCGTGCGGGCCCGCGACGCCGGGTTCGAGGTGGTCTACCAGGGGATCCGGCTGACCCCCGAGGAAATCTCCTCGGCGGCGCTGGCCGAGGACGTGCACTGCGTGGGACTGTCCATCCTGTCCGGTTCGCACAGCGCGCTCGTCCCCGACGTGCTGGAGCGGCTGCGCGCGGCGGGGGCGGGTGACATTCCCGTCGTGCTCGGAGGCATCATTCCGAATGCCGACGCCGTGGCGCTGAAGGCGGCCGGCGTGGCCGCGGTCTTCACCCCGAAGGACTTCGGCATCACGGAGATCATCGGCCGTATCGTCGACGAGATCCGCAAGGCGAACAAGCTCAACCCGATCGGCGACGCCGACGAACCCAGCGTTTCCACAGACATCGTTGCAAGCACGGAGGTCCCCGCATGA
- the ccrA gene encoding crotonyl-CoA carboxylase/reductase, whose product MKDILDAIQSQAATAADFATLPLPDSYRAITVHKDEAEMFAGLTTREKDPRKSLHLDQVPLPELGPGEALVAVMASSVNYNSVWTSIFEPVSTFSFLERYGRLSELTKRHDLPYHIIGSDLAGVVLRTGPGVNAWKPGDEVVAHCLSVELESSDGHNDTMLDPEQRIWGFETNFGGLAEIALVKSNQLMPKPDHLSWEEAASPGLVNSTAYRQLVSRNGAGMKQGDNVLIWGASGGLGSYATQFALAGGANPICVVSSEQKADICRAMGATAIIDRSAEGYKFWKDEHTQDQKEWKRFGKRIRELTGGEDVDIVFEHPGRETFGASVYVTRKGGTIVTCASTSGYNHEYDNRYLWMSLKKIVGSHFANYREAWEANRLVAKGKIHPTLSRVYSLEETGQAAYDVHRNLHQGKVGVLCLAPEEGLGVRDHELRATHLDAINRFRNV is encoded by the coding sequence GTGAAGGACATCCTGGACGCGATCCAGTCGCAGGCCGCGACGGCCGCCGACTTCGCGACCCTGCCGCTCCCCGACTCGTACCGCGCGATCACCGTGCACAAGGACGAGGCGGAAATGTTCGCCGGGCTCACCACCCGCGAGAAGGACCCCCGCAAGTCCCTGCACCTGGACCAGGTCCCGCTGCCGGAACTCGGCCCGGGCGAGGCCCTGGTCGCCGTCATGGCTTCCTCGGTCAACTACAACTCCGTGTGGACCTCGATCTTCGAGCCGGTGTCCACCTTCAGCTTCCTCGAGCGCTACGGGCGCCTCTCGGAGCTCACCAAGCGCCACGACCTCCCGTACCACATCATCGGCTCGGACCTCGCGGGCGTCGTCCTGCGCACCGGCCCCGGTGTGAACGCCTGGAAGCCGGGCGACGAGGTCGTCGCCCACTGCCTCTCGGTCGAGCTGGAGTCCTCCGACGGCCACAACGACACGATGCTCGACCCCGAGCAGCGGATCTGGGGCTTCGAGACCAACTTCGGTGGTCTGGCGGAGATCGCACTGGTCAAGTCCAACCAGCTGATGCCCAAGCCCGACCACCTCAGCTGGGAGGAGGCCGCCTCCCCGGGCCTGGTCAACTCCACCGCGTACCGCCAGCTGGTCTCCCGCAACGGCGCCGGCATGAAGCAGGGCGACAACGTCCTGATCTGGGGGGCGAGCGGCGGACTCGGCTCGTACGCGACCCAGTTCGCGCTGGCCGGCGGCGCCAACCCGATCTGTGTGGTCTCCAGCGAGCAGAAGGCGGACATCTGCCGGGCGATGGGCGCGACCGCGATCATCGACCGCAGCGCCGAGGGCTACAAGTTCTGGAAGGACGAGCACACCCAGGACCAGAAGGAGTGGAAGCGCTTCGGCAAGCGCATCCGTGAGCTGACCGGCGGCGAGGACGTGGACATCGTCTTCGAGCACCCGGGCCGCGAGACCTTCGGCGCCTCGGTCTACGTCACCCGCAAGGGCGGCACGATCGTCACCTGCGCCTCGACCTCGGGCTACAACCACGAGTACGACAACCGGTACCTGTGGATGTCCCTGAAGAAGATCGTCGGCTCCCACTTCGCGAACTACCGCGAGGCCTGGGAGGCCAACCGCCTGGTCGCCAAGGGCAAGATCCACCCCACCCTGTCGCGGGTCTACTCCCTGGAGGAGACCGGCCAGGCCGCCTACGACGTCCACCGCAACCTCCACCAGGGCAAGGTCGGCGTGCTGTGCCTCGCCCCCGAGGAGGGCCTGGGCGTGCGGGACCACGAGCTGCGCGCCACGCACCTCGACGCCATCAACCGCTTCCGCAACGTCTGA
- a CDS encoding TetR family transcriptional regulator encodes MSQPAKTSPRTSSASDAPETPAGTKAAAQRLKMRRELAAAAMELFATKGYEATTVDEIASVAGVARRTFFRHFRSKEEAIFPDHDDTLTRAEAVLDVAPAHEHPLDTVCRGIKEVMKMYAASPAVSVERYRLTREVPALREREIASVARYERLFTRYLLAHFDEQDHHDGNDDPLLAEVAASAVVTAHNHVLRRWLRAGGQGDVEAQLDHAFAIVRKTFGSGIGAGRTLNTASPAPAPEPASVRTRGEVLVAVARTDAPLDEVMRTIEEALRNK; translated from the coding sequence ATGTCCCAGCCCGCCAAGACCTCACCCCGCACCTCCTCGGCCTCCGACGCCCCGGAGACCCCGGCGGGTACCAAGGCGGCCGCGCAGCGGCTCAAGATGCGCCGTGAGCTGGCGGCGGCCGCGATGGAGCTCTTCGCGACCAAGGGGTACGAGGCGACGACGGTCGACGAGATCGCCTCGGTGGCAGGGGTGGCCCGCCGCACCTTCTTCCGGCACTTCCGGTCCAAGGAAGAGGCGATCTTCCCGGACCACGACGACACCCTGACCCGCGCCGAGGCCGTCCTGGACGTGGCACCGGCGCACGAGCACCCGCTCGACACGGTGTGCCGGGGGATCAAGGAAGTCATGAAGATGTACGCCGCCTCGCCGGCGGTGTCGGTGGAGCGCTACCGGCTCACCCGGGAGGTGCCGGCGCTGCGGGAGCGGGAGATCGCCTCGGTCGCCCGGTACGAGCGGCTGTTCACGCGCTACCTGCTGGCCCATTTCGACGAGCAGGACCACCACGACGGCAACGACGACCCGCTGCTGGCGGAGGTCGCCGCCTCGGCGGTGGTCACGGCCCACAACCACGTGCTGCGGCGCTGGCTGCGGGCGGGCGGTCAGGGCGACGTGGAGGCGCAGCTGGACCACGCCTTCGCGATCGTGCGCAAGACCTTCGGCTCGGGGATCGGCGCGGGGCGCACGCTGAACACCGCGTCGCCGGCGCCCGCCCCCGAGCCGGCGTCGGTACGCACCCGGGGCGAGGTCCTGGTGGCGGTGGCCCGTACGGACGCCCCGCTGGACGAGGTCATGCGGACCATCGAAGAGGCACTGCGCAACAAGTAG